One Thalassospira marina DNA window includes the following coding sequences:
- a CDS encoding acyl-CoA thioesterase → MISASVTETIQFYHLDPMNVVWHGNYVQFFEQARCALLDLIDYNYPQMDASGYVWPVVDMRVKYVRPCRFGQKIQITATLIEYENRLKISYLITDAQTGEKLTKGFTIQVAVEKASGEMLFRSPDFLIDKLETMN, encoded by the coding sequence ATGATCAGCGCCAGTGTTACCGAAACCATCCAGTTTTATCACCTCGACCCGATGAATGTGGTTTGGCACGGCAATTATGTGCAGTTCTTTGAACAGGCCCGCTGTGCGCTGCTGGATCTGATTGATTACAACTACCCGCAAATGGATGCATCGGGCTATGTGTGGCCGGTGGTGGATATGCGGGTAAAATATGTGCGCCCCTGCCGATTTGGGCAAAAAATTCAAATCACTGCCACATTGATCGAATATGAAAACAGACTGAAAATCAGTTACCTGATCACCGATGCCCAAACTGGCGAAAAGCTGACCAAGGGTTTCACCATTCAGGTCGCTGTCGAAAAGGCCAGCGGCGAAATGCTGTTTCGCAGCCCCGACTTTCTGATCGACAAGCTGGAGACGATGAATTGA
- a CDS encoding LolA family protein, translated as MTLARFVRSLLLAGFIGTCAIVPVAASARPGAVALEKGQYLAGDFTLNRHLAGFDGGLESTGEFTLVPGSGLIWQTTNPFPGTTILGPAGITNIDAEGEKSQVAAGNAQFGVFVDLISSVLEGNWAALENRFHVEFSKPDQSPWQVRLTPFGESAIGGQITDIIATGTNFVEQVRLNKPGGDFDDITLARQQAKSLPLPADKASLLPGTGTK; from the coding sequence TTGACCCTTGCCCGTTTCGTGCGTTCCCTGCTGTTGGCTGGTTTTATTGGCACCTGTGCTATTGTGCCCGTGGCGGCATCGGCCCGGCCCGGTGCTGTTGCACTGGAAAAGGGGCAATACCTTGCCGGGGATTTCACCCTGAACCGGCATTTGGCAGGGTTTGACGGCGGCCTTGAATCAACGGGCGAATTTACCCTGGTTCCGGGCAGCGGCCTGATCTGGCAAACGACCAATCCCTTTCCCGGCACCACCATTTTGGGGCCTGCCGGCATCACCAATATTGATGCCGAAGGCGAAAAAAGCCAGGTAGCCGCTGGAAACGCGCAGTTTGGCGTATTTGTTGATCTGATTTCATCGGTTCTGGAAGGCAATTGGGCCGCCCTTGAAAACCGGTTCCATGTTGAATTTTCCAAGCCGGATCAATCGCCCTGGCAGGTTCGCCTGACGCCCTTTGGCGAAAGCGCGATTGGCGGGCAGATTACCGATATTATTGCGACCGGCACCAATTTTGTCGAACAGGTCCGCCTGAACAAACCCGGCGGTGATTTTGATGACATCACCCTTGCCCGCCAGCAGGCAAAATCCCTGCCGCTTCCGGCGGATAAGGCATCGCTTCTGCCGGGAACCGGCACAAAATGA
- a CDS encoding MMPL family transporter translates to MTGRHATAWIICLVMAAAWCAWQIGGGHTRIDADFISLIGQENPDDGDKFDDIDNVRHVLSQDSRRAIFMVSAPTRDRAINGATDLAGRLSWINGTEKVTTPDDQAGRLPELLAFFQPHAAALLSPQDRKNLEDGQGGKIYRRALQNIYSPTSTVNARSLKQDPFSLLPQYLGTMAGYLGEGGGVVENDGRYYVPVIASLDPRLAGSDRDAQWVADANRAADSLDKAADIDVMRTGQVFFAAAEATHAKTDVQRIALLATSGIVFMVGLVFFSWGPLLAALITVGSGILAGITAVTIIFGTVHAIALVFGASLIGIAVDYALHYVSIDPARGSARQRLRLILPGLTLGLITSVVGFAALSISPTLLLTQIAIYSVAGLIAAYLTVIFLLPFLPVQPVRNYLPIRRSVAALRYAQYRITPPTWGRLSLVVVILAGFAGSSLFITSNDSIRSLGHGNASLIAQTKTIRDVMGLGASPMFLRIDGKNAETRLQTEENLRKKLSPLLASGALDGMVSLADIIPSQKRQAENIALVNNQLYAPYAAQLAQNVPVTITPPNQDNTPYLLPDDASLRVLPELANQQSGDGDLVRLRGVQDVAALKSALADMENVHLIDPASAISDLFGRYRHWAYLALGVAMFAALVLAVFRYGLRDGICVFGAPAGAVLCALAGSFALDVPHNFFTTMALFLVFAIGADYVLFLAESRHSTHDEDTSLAVLLSLISSVLAFGLLATSSVPLVSDIGIVIAIGLLAAWILAPVMAGRRSMNPAGYPPLGIAGSTPQRGDMIDDMDDIDEMDDMDDGGAFDGQSNSQNRNNPNRGPHNGSL, encoded by the coding sequence ATGACAGGTCGCCACGCAACAGCCTGGATCATTTGCCTTGTGATGGCCGCAGCATGGTGTGCCTGGCAAATTGGTGGCGGGCATACCCGCATCGATGCCGATTTTATTTCCCTGATCGGGCAGGAAAACCCCGATGATGGCGATAAATTTGATGATATCGACAATGTGCGCCATGTCCTGTCGCAAGATTCCCGCCGGGCTATTTTCATGGTTTCGGCCCCCACCCGCGACCGCGCCATAAATGGTGCCACCGATCTTGCCGGGCGGCTTTCATGGATCAATGGCACGGAAAAGGTCACAACACCGGATGACCAGGCCGGGCGCCTGCCCGAATTGCTGGCGTTTTTCCAGCCCCATGCAGCGGCCCTTCTTTCCCCGCAGGATCGCAAAAACCTTGAAGACGGCCAGGGTGGCAAAATTTACCGTCGTGCCCTGCAAAACATTTATTCGCCCACCAGCACGGTTAATGCCCGTTCCCTGAAACAGGACCCGTTTTCGTTGCTGCCGCAATATTTGGGGACGATGGCGGGCTATTTGGGTGAAGGTGGCGGCGTGGTGGAAAATGATGGCCGTTATTATGTGCCGGTTATTGCATCGCTGGACCCGCGCCTTGCCGGGTCGGACCGCGATGCCCAATGGGTTGCCGATGCCAACCGTGCCGCAGACAGCCTGGATAAGGCCGCCGATATTGATGTAATGCGCACGGGCCAGGTGTTTTTTGCCGCCGCCGAAGCCACCCATGCAAAAACCGATGTGCAGCGCATTGCCCTTTTGGCGACCAGCGGCATTGTTTTCATGGTTGGGCTGGTCTTTTTTTCGTGGGGGCCTTTACTGGCGGCACTGATAACGGTGGGCAGCGGCATTTTGGCCGGGATTACGGCGGTAACCATCATTTTCGGCACCGTCCATGCCATTGCCCTGGTTTTTGGCGCCAGCCTGATTGGTATTGCCGTTGATTATGCCCTTCATTATGTCAGCATTGATCCGGCACGCGGCAGCGCCCGGCAGCGCTTGCGCCTGATTTTACCGGGCCTGACATTGGGGCTGATTACTTCGGTTGTCGGTTTTGCCGCCTTATCGATCAGCCCGACGCTGCTGCTGACCCAAATTGCCATTTATTCGGTTGCCGGGCTGATTGCCGCCTATTTGACCGTTATTTTCCTGCTGCCGTTTTTGCCTGTGCAGCCAGTGCGCAATTACCTGCCCATTCGCCGGTCTGTTGCGGCACTGCGTTATGCGCAATATCGCATTACCCCGCCAACATGGGGGCGGCTGTCGCTGGTTGTGGTGATCTTGGCGGGCTTTGCGGGCAGCAGCCTTTTTATCACCAGCAATGACAGCATCCGAAGCCTTGGCCATGGCAATGCCAGCCTGATCGCACAAACCAAAACCATCCGCGATGTGATGGGGCTTGGTGCCAGCCCGATGTTTTTGCGCATTGATGGCAAAAATGCCGAAACCCGCCTGCAAACCGAAGAAAACCTGCGCAAAAAACTATCGCCGCTACTGGCAAGCGGGGCGCTTGATGGCATGGTTTCGCTGGCCGATATCATCCCGTCGCAAAAACGACAGGCCGAAAATATCGCACTGGTCAATAACCAGCTGTATGCCCCCTACGCCGCCCAACTGGCGCAAAATGTGCCTGTCACCATCACCCCACCGAACCAGGATAACACCCCCTACCTGCTGCCCGATGATGCCAGCCTGCGTGTTTTACCCGAACTGGCAAACCAGCAATCGGGTGATGGGGACCTTGTAAGGCTGCGCGGTGTGCAGGATGTGGCAGCGCTTAAATCCGCCCTGGCTGACATGGAAAACGTTCACCTGATTGACCCGGCCAGCGCGATTTCCGACCTGTTTGGCCGGTATCGCCATTGGGCCTATCTTGCGCTGGGTGTTGCCATGTTTGCCGCCCTGGTGCTGGCGGTTTTTCGGTATGGCCTGCGCGATGGCATTTGTGTTTTCGGGGCACCGGCCGGGGCAGTGTTATGCGCCCTGGCGGGCAGCTTTGCCCTGGATGTACCGCACAATTTTTTCACCACCATGGCGCTGTTTCTGGTTTTTGCCATTGGCGCGGATTACGTGCTGTTTCTTGCCGAAAGTCGGCACAGCACCCATGACGAAGATACCAGCCTGGCTGTGTTGCTGTCGCTGATCAGCAGTGTGCTGGCCTTTGGCCTGCTTGCCACCAGTTCCGTCCCGCTGGTGAGCGATATTGGCATTGTCATTGCCATTGGCCTGCTGGCAGCCTGGATATTGGCCCCTGTCATGGCCGGGCGACGCAGCATGAACCCGGCGGGTTACCCACCCCTTGGCATTGCCGGTAGCACACCCCAGCGTGGTGATATGATCGACGATATGGACGACATCGACGAGATGGATGACATGGATGATGGCGGCGCGTTTGACGGGCAAAGCAACAGCCAGAACCGCAATAATCCAAACCGGGGGCCGCACAATGGATCATTATGA
- a CDS encoding NAD(P)/FAD-dependent oxidoreductase, which yields MDHYDIAIIGAGPAGAVAAKFLHDAGLSVIVLEATHFPRFVIGESLLPFCMNVLEKCGLADTVTANAANQAFQYKNGAAFARGDQHCSIDFHDRFESDGWSTTFQVKRDAFDKTLIDAVIHAGVTVKFGHRVVAANLDEGDCTLGWQDDNGNAGHIHVGFVVDASGYGRVIPKLLGQANIATMQPRRALFTHIRDNITAPDYDRDKILITVHPEKHDIWYWLIPFADGTSSLGVVYPLDETAPPTGDVNSTENDAALFDRLLGDTALGPLLANASHTRPLAAIASYSTGTERLYGDGYVLLGNSAGFLDPVFSSGVTIALYSAELAANALIARQKGNDPDWENSFAKPLSAGIATFKSYVDAWYDGRLQQIIFNQPDRDLQLKRMVVSILAGYAWNMENPLVAKTDRYLNLLHELSL from the coding sequence ATGGATCATTATGACATTGCCATTATCGGGGCCGGGCCAGCCGGGGCCGTTGCGGCAAAGTTCCTGCATGATGCGGGCCTGTCGGTGATTGTGCTGGAAGCAACGCATTTTCCACGTTTTGTCATTGGCGAAAGCCTGCTGCCTTTTTGCATGAATGTGCTGGAAAAATGCGGGCTAGCCGATACCGTAACGGCCAATGCTGCCAACCAGGCCTTTCAATATAAAAACGGGGCCGCCTTTGCCCGGGGTGACCAGCATTGCAGTATTGATTTTCATGACCGCTTTGAAAGCGATGGCTGGAGCACGACCTTTCAGGTCAAGCGCGACGCCTTTGACAAAACCCTGATTGATGCCGTTATCCATGCTGGTGTTACCGTTAAATTCGGGCATCGTGTGGTTGCGGCAAATCTTGACGAGGGTGATTGCACCCTGGGCTGGCAGGATGATAACGGCAATGCGGGCCATATCCATGTCGGGTTTGTTGTTGATGCCAGCGGGTATGGCCGGGTTATTCCCAAATTATTGGGGCAGGCCAACATCGCCACCATGCAGCCACGCCGCGCCCTGTTTACCCATATACGCGACAATATCACCGCGCCAGATTACGACCGCGATAAAATCCTGATTACGGTTCACCCGGAAAAGCACGATATCTGGTATTGGCTGATCCCCTTTGCCGATGGCACATCATCGCTTGGCGTGGTGTACCCGCTTGATGAAACGGCACCGCCAACCGGTGATGTAAACAGCACCGAAAACGATGCCGCGCTGTTTGACCGATTGCTGGGTGACACGGCATTGGGGCCGCTTTTGGCAAATGCCAGCCATACCCGGCCCCTTGCCGCGATTGCAAGTTACAGCACCGGCACCGAACGGCTTTATGGCGATGGTTATGTTTTATTGGGAAATTCGGCAGGTTTTCTGGATCCTGTCTTTTCCTCGGGCGTTACCATTGCACTATATTCCGCCGAACTGGCTGCCAATGCCCTGATCGCGCGACAAAAGGGGAATGATCCCGATTGGGAAAACAGCTTTGCCAAGCCACTTTCGGCCGGTATTGCCACGTTCAAATCCTATGTCGATGCATGGTATGATGGACGACTGCAGCAGATTATTTTTAATCAGCCCGACCGGGATTTGCAGTTAAAACGGATGGTGGTTTCGATTTTGGCCGGATATGCCTGGAATATGGAAAACCCGCTGGTCGCCAAGACAGACCGATATTTGAACCTGTTACACGAGTTAAGCCTGTGA
- a CDS encoding DUF3261 domain-containing protein, translating into MKFGPAFIIATSLFTAACSAPMELPFDMGTIDFSNSQQKEHAKQHEAALNAADPDHIVALNGDNNALFVLPEIPWPLDANRVDVMQKVYATWQNGRSADFQARIGLEPGHVRIVMLDQMGRRAMQVNWSRTELTFQRADWMPAGFDPARMLADIMMVYWPTEMVRDALPANMMLVSNPDNREIAIIDEDGKSTPYSTVTYPAKDRWVGSASLDNLRDGYQLEINSSRIGTQ; encoded by the coding sequence GTGAAATTTGGTCCTGCCTTTATAATTGCCACTTCGCTGTTCACCGCGGCCTGCAGCGCACCGATGGAACTGCCCTTTGATATGGGTACCATCGATTTTTCCAATTCGCAGCAAAAGGAACATGCAAAACAGCATGAAGCCGCCCTGAATGCCGCCGATCCCGACCATATCGTGGCATTGAATGGCGACAATAATGCGCTGTTTGTCCTGCCTGAAATTCCCTGGCCGCTGGATGCCAACCGTGTTGATGTGATGCAGAAAGTTTATGCCACATGGCAAAATGGCCGGTCTGCCGATTTTCAGGCCCGTATCGGCCTGGAGCCGGGCCATGTGCGCATCGTGATGCTGGACCAGATGGGCCGTCGCGCCATGCAGGTGAACTGGAGCAGAACCGAGCTAACCTTTCAGCGTGCTGACTGGATGCCCGCCGGTTTTGACCCGGCACGGATGCTGGCCGATATCATGATGGTGTACTGGCCCACCGAAATGGTGCGCGATGCCCTGCCTGCCAACATGATGCTGGTGTCCAACCCCGACAATCGCGAGATTGCGATTATCGACGAAGACGGCAAATCCACGCCATACAGCACTGTCACCTACCCCGCCAAGGATCGCTGGGTGGGATCGGCAAGCCTGGATAACCTTCGGGATGGCTACCAGCTTGAAATCAATTCATCGCGGATTGGCACCCAATGA
- a CDS encoding beta-ketoacyl-ACP synthase, with the protein MHAMGMVSALGMTANEARQTLAGNRKANMVASDAFLPDRTVTVGMIPQEPAALPAHLHHHDTRNNRLLWAATEQIADCIAETITRFGRTRIAVILGTSTSGIDEGTQSYREYLHKGALPEDFTYSGQEIGAPADFLREALDLGGPAYVISTACSSSAKVFSAGQRLLRAGICDAVLVGGVDSLCSLTIAGFAALQSVADGLCRPMSANRDGINIGEGAAIFMMRRDAADIALMGVGETSDAHHPNAPHPKGTGARAAMQAAMKQAGMTPADIAYLNMHGTATPLNDSMESLAIHDLFGDEVPVSSTKPMTGHTLGAAGAIETAILFLALTDVANGATLPLHVWDGARDENLPDIKLVNAGNNHLPPASRCAMLSNSFAFGGSNAAVILATGWGDPNFAPDSISLS; encoded by the coding sequence CTGCATGCCATGGGCATGGTTTCGGCCCTTGGCATGACTGCAAATGAAGCACGGCAAACGCTGGCAGGCAACCGCAAGGCCAACATGGTGGCAAGCGATGCCTTTTTGCCAGACCGTACTGTAACCGTGGGTATGATCCCGCAAGAACCCGCTGCCCTGCCTGCCCATTTACACCACCATGATACCCGCAATAACCGCCTGTTATGGGCCGCGACCGAACAGATCGCCGATTGCATTGCCGAAACCATCACCCGTTTTGGCCGCACCCGCATTGCCGTTATTCTGGGTACCAGCACATCGGGCATTGATGAAGGTACGCAGTCCTACCGGGAATATCTGCACAAAGGGGCACTGCCCGAAGATTTCACCTATTCCGGCCAGGAAATTGGCGCCCCGGCGGATTTCCTGCGCGAAGCCCTTGATCTGGGTGGGCCAGCCTATGTGATTTCGACGGCCTGTTCATCCAGCGCCAAGGTTTTTTCAGCCGGGCAAAGGCTGCTGCGTGCCGGAATTTGTGATGCCGTGCTGGTGGGCGGGGTGGATAGCCTGTGCAGCCTGACAATTGCGGGTTTTGCCGCCCTGCAATCGGTGGCGGATGGTTTGTGCCGCCCCATGAGCGCGAACCGCGATGGCATCAATATTGGCGAAGGGGCCGCCATTTTCATGATGCGGCGCGATGCGGCCGACATTGCCCTGATGGGCGTTGGCGAAACATCGGATGCCCACCACCCCAACGCCCCGCACCCCAAAGGCACCGGCGCCCGTGCCGCGATGCAGGCCGCAATGAAACAGGCAGGCATGACACCGGCGGACATTGCCTATTTAAACATGCATGGCACGGCGACACCGTTAAATGACAGCATGGAATCCCTTGCCATTCACGACCTGTTTGGTGACGAAGTGCCGGTTAGCTCCACCAAACCCATGACCGGTCATACTCTGGGCGCGGCGGGGGCGATTGAAACCGCCATCCTGTTTTTGGCCCTGACTGATGTGGCAAACGGTGCCACCCTACCCCTGCATGTGTGGGATGGCGCACGCGATGAAAACCTGCCGGATATCAAACTGGTAAATGCCGGTAACAACCACCTGCCACCCGCCAGCCGGTGTGCGATGCTGAGCAATTCCTTTGCCTTTGGCGGCAGCAACGCGGCCGTTATTCTGGCGACAGGCTGGGGTGATCCAAATTTCGCGCCAGACAGTATCAGCCTAAGCTGA
- a CDS encoding 3-hydroxydecanoyl-ACP dehydratase codes for MPHRHNLQNKPHTSDACPQDHANDCGPDTGIGADSQLPAGATKDGATHSDTAFPPVETLVPHARPMLLIDRIIAADDLSMQADVTIHGQSLFCSDDYGVPAYVGIEYIAQTVSAYSGWRALQASKTGNSQPRIGYLLGTRKMTMAKSGFKPGDHLIISVENIFEDGEMGVFEGTVRRNQEVIVSARVNVYQPEIQNTPKS; via the coding sequence ATGCCCCACCGGCACAACCTGCAAAACAAGCCCCACACCAGCGATGCCTGCCCGCAGGATCATGCCAATGATTGCGGCCCTGATACGGGTATCGGGGCGGATAGCCAATTGCCTGCCGGGGCGACAAAGGATGGCGCCACACACAGCGACACGGCCTTTCCCCCCGTCGAAACGCTCGTCCCCCATGCCCGGCCCATGTTGCTGATTGACCGCATCATTGCCGCAGATGATTTGAGCATGCAGGCTGATGTCACCATTCATGGGCAAAGCCTGTTTTGCAGCGATGATTATGGTGTGCCTGCCTATGTCGGGATTGAATATATCGCCCAGACCGTTTCCGCCTATAGCGGCTGGCGTGCGCTTCAGGCCAGCAAAACCGGCAACAGCCAGCCCAGGATCGGCTATTTGCTGGGAACGCGCAAAATGACCATGGCGAAATCCGGTTTCAAACCGGGTGACCATTTGATCATTAGCGTGGAAAACATCTTTGAAGACGGGGAAATGGGCGTGTTTGAAGGAACCGTGCGCCGCAACCAAGAGGTGATTGTCAGCGCGCGCGTAAACGTGTATCAGCCAGAAATACAAAACACGCCAAAATCGTAA
- the fabG gene encoding 3-oxoacyl-ACP reductase FabG translates to MTDTILVTGASKGIGAATARRLARDGFDIIVHYHSDQAGADAVCADIAALGRNARTLQFDIAHRDQTRTAIETDIAAHGAPYGVVLNAGLTRDGAFPALEDDEWDTVINTNLGGFYNVVKPLVMPMVQRRKPGRIVALTSIAGIAGNRGQVNYAASKAGIIGAVKSLALELAKRNITVNAVAPGIIETQMTADLPETELRAMIPLRRFGKTDEIAATIAFLCSTDAAYITRQVISVNGGML, encoded by the coding sequence ATGACAGACACCATTCTGGTAACAGGTGCCAGCAAAGGCATTGGCGCCGCAACGGCCCGCCGTCTGGCCCGCGATGGCTTTGACATTATCGTGCATTATCATTCCGACCAAGCCGGGGCCGATGCGGTTTGCGCCGATATTGCCGCCCTTGGCCGAAATGCCCGTACCCTCCAGTTCGACATTGCCCATCGCGACCAGACCCGCACCGCGATCGAAACCGACATTGCCGCACATGGCGCGCCCTATGGCGTGGTTTTAAATGCCGGACTAACCCGCGACGGTGCCTTTCCCGCATTGGAAGATGATGAATGGGATACGGTGATCAACACCAATCTGGGCGGGTTTTACAATGTGGTCAAACCGCTGGTGATGCCCATGGTTCAGCGCCGCAAACCGGGGCGTATTGTTGCCCTGACATCGATTGCCGGGATTGCCGGTAATCGCGGGCAGGTAAATTATGCGGCCTCCAAGGCCGGTATTATTGGCGCAGTCAAATCGCTGGCGCTGGAACTGGCGAAACGCAATATCACGGTTAATGCCGTGGCACCGGGCATTATCGAAACCCAAATGACGGCTGACCTGCCCGAAACCGAATTGCGCGCCATGATCCCGCTGCGCCGGTTTGGCAAAACCGACGAAATCGCCGCTACCATTGCCTTTTTATGCAGCACGGATGCTGCCTATATCACCCGTCAGGTCATTAGCGTAAATGGCGGCATGTTATGA
- a CDS encoding beta-ketoacyl-ACP synthase — MSLHYPRRVVVTGMSGVTALGNDWHSIRTRMENGETGICRMDDWDGKYDLRTRLAAPVQNFSLAGKFGRKQLRSMGRVAQMALAATENALIDAGLRDDTAILRGGRLGISYGSSFGSTPPVLGFTQLFETGSSNGITATSYIQMMSHTAAVNIGVLYGICGRVIPTSTACTSGSMGIGYAYEAIKYGMQDVMIAGGAEELCPTMVAVFDTLFATSTTNDDASHTPRPYDARRDGLVIGEGAGTLILEEYEHARARGATIYAEIAGFATNSDGAHVTQPAADKMQIALQGALDDAGLRAADIDLVNGHGTATDHGDLAETLATRAVFNRDIPLHTLKGHFGHSLGACGAIEAWLGIEMMRENRFVATANLEQVDPQCAELDYISGDARHINATHFMSNNFAFGGINTSLIFRNANAIA; from the coding sequence ATGAGCCTGCATTACCCCCGCCGCGTGGTGGTTACCGGCATGTCGGGTGTTACCGCCCTTGGCAATGACTGGCACAGCATCCGCACCCGGATGGAAAACGGCGAAACCGGCATTTGCCGCATGGATGACTGGGACGGTAAATATGACCTTCGCACCCGCCTGGCAGCCCCGGTGCAGAATTTTTCGCTGGCGGGGAAGTTTGGCCGCAAACAGCTGCGCAGCATGGGCCGGGTTGCGCAAATGGCCCTTGCCGCCACCGAAAACGCCCTGATTGATGCGGGCCTGCGCGATGATACCGCCATTTTGCGGGGTGGTCGGCTGGGTATTTCCTATGGGTCGTCCTTTGGCAGCACGCCACCGGTTCTGGGTTTTACCCAGCTTTTTGAAACCGGGTCATCAAACGGCATTACCGCAACCAGCTATATCCAGATGATGAGCCATACTGCGGCGGTTAATATTGGTGTGCTGTATGGCATTTGCGGGCGGGTTATTCCCACATCAACGGCCTGCACATCGGGCAGCATGGGCATTGGTTATGCCTATGAAGCCATCAAATATGGCATGCAGGATGTGATGATTGCTGGCGGGGCCGAGGAACTGTGCCCGACCATGGTGGCGGTGTTTGACACCCTGTTTGCCACCAGCACCACGAATGACGATGCCAGCCACACCCCGCGCCCCTATGACGCACGGCGCGACGGGCTGGTGATTGGCGAAGGGGCTGGCACCCTGATTTTGGAAGAATATGAACATGCGCGCGCCCGCGGGGCGACGATTTATGCCGAAATCGCCGGTTTTGCTACCAATTCGGACGGGGCGCACGTTACCCAGCCCGCTGCCGACAAAATGCAAATCGCCCTGCAGGGTGCCCTTGATGATGCCGGGTTAAGGGCGGCCGATATCGACCTTGTCAATGGACATGGCACCGCAACCGACCATGGCGATCTGGCGGAAACCCTGGCGACACGGGCGGTTTTCAACCGCGATATACCGCTTCATACCCTAAAGGGGCATTTTGGCCATTCGCTGGGCGCGTGCGGTGCGATTGAGGCCTGGCTCGGCATTGAAATGATGCGTGAAAACCGCTTTGTCGCCACTGCCAACCTTGAACAGGTGGACCCGCAATGTGCGGAGCTTGACTATATCAGTGGGGATGCGCGGCACATTAATGCCACCCATTTCATGTCCAACAATTTTGCCTTTGGCGGCATCAATACATCGCTGATTTTCAGGAATGCCAACGCCATTGCCTGA
- a CDS encoding MipA/OmpV family protein, with protein sequence MRLHHLRYCLLPVCLATVTLPAVAQADDAPVYQPGPDPVSVDHNDATNTMSHQNGTAGNSNDMGMSADNSGTASNASYRDQWLKGRFQLGAVGNVESSPYRGADNYDLGGLPWIAFDSERLHVGIDGIKAKIVQGNWGSVSILGNVRMKPFDDDDSPYLRGLHDRDWAFETGVAYDREIGPGEAHIEYLHDVSGEHEGQQADATYKIPFQTGRFHYDVGGGVMWRDSGLNNYYVGVEPGEARADRAAYSADSAFLPHLDASVAYQLTQQMIVRANASATFLPDEYKDSSIIEDDVIYGVGLGLVYQF encoded by the coding sequence ATGAGACTGCATCATTTACGTTATTGCCTGTTGCCCGTTTGCCTGGCAACGGTGACCCTGCCTGCTGTTGCACAGGCAGACGATGCGCCTGTTTACCAGCCCGGCCCCGATCCTGTTTCGGTTGACCATAATGACGCGACCAACACCATGTCGCACCAGAATGGCACGGCGGGCAACAGCAATGACATGGGCATGTCGGCAGATAACAGCGGCACGGCCAGCAATGCTTCCTATCGTGACCAGTGGCTGAAAGGCCGCTTTCAGCTGGGGGCCGTTGGCAATGTGGAATCTTCGCCCTATCGCGGCGCGGATAATTATGACCTTGGCGGCCTGCCATGGATCGCCTTTGACAGCGAACGCCTGCATGTCGGCATTGATGGTATCAAGGCGAAAATTGTTCAGGGCAACTGGGGCAGCGTTTCCATCCTGGGTAATGTGCGCATGAAGCCGTTTGACGATGATGACAGCCCGTATCTTCGCGGTTTGCATGATCGTGACTGGGCCTTTGAAACCGGTGTGGCCTATGACCGGGAAATCGGCCCCGGCGAGGCGCATATCGAATATCTGCACGATGTCAGTGGTGAGCATGAAGGCCAGCAGGCCGATGCCACCTACAAAATCCCGTTCCAGACCGGGCGGTTCCACTATGATGTTGGCGGCGGTGTGATGTGGCGTGATTCCGGCCTGAACAATTATTATGTCGGGGTGGAACCGGGCGAAGCCCGTGCTGATCGTGCGGCCTATTCAGCCGACAGCGCCTTTTTGCCGCATCTTGATGCGTCGGTGGCCTATCAACTGACCCAGCAAATGATCGTGCGCGCCAATGCCAGCGCAACCTTCCTGCCCGATGAATACAAGGACAGCTCGATCATCGAGGATGATGTGATTTATGGCGTCGGTCTGGGGCTGGTTTACCAGTTCTGA